A single genomic interval of Eurosta solidaginis isolate ZX-2024a chromosome 3, ASM4086904v1, whole genome shotgun sequence harbors:
- the Khc gene encoding kinesin heavy chain, which translates to MSADREIPAEDSIKVVCRFRPLNDSEEKAGSKFIVKFPNTAEENCISIAGKVYLFDKVFKPNASQEKVYNEAAKSIVTDVLAGYNGTIFAYGQTSSGKTHTMEGVIGDSGKQGIIPRIVNDIFNHIYTMEMNLEFHIKVSYYEIYMDKIRDLLDVSKVNLSVHEDKNRVPYVKGATERFVSSPEDVFEVIEEGKSNRHIAVTNMNEHSSRSHSVFLINVKQENLENQKKLSGKLYLVDLAGSEKVSKTGAEGTVLDEAKNINKSLSALGNVISALADGNKTHIPYRDSKLTRILQESLGGNARTTIVICCSPASFNEAETKSTLEFGRRAKTVKNVVCVNEELTAEEWKRRYEKEKEKCARYKGKLESLELELARWRAGETVNAEEQVNVDDVMEASTPNLEAETPAPAAGPVPATPAAGLMVGSISGDERARLEAERERLYQQLDEKDEEINQQSQYVENLKDQILEQEELIANARREYEALQSEMARIQQENESAKEEVKEVLQALEELAVNYDQKSQEIDTKNKDIDSLNEELQQKQTLLSTTTSELQQLKDMSSHQKKRINEMLTNLLRDLAEVGQALATSDSGVDMKMNTVTGTGDATKVEEDFTMARLYISKMKTEAKNMAQRCVNMETQQVDSNKKLSEYEKDLGEYRLLISQHEARMKSLQESMREAENKKRTLEEQIDSLREECAKLKAAEHVSAVNAEEKQKAEELRSMFDSQMDELREAHTKQVSELRDEILAKQHEMNEMKDVHQKLILAHQQMTADYEKLKQEEADKSNKLQDIILTNERREQARKDLKGLEDTVAKELQTLHNLRKLFVQDLQARIKKTVINEDNEEDGCSLAQKQKISFLENNLDQLTKVHKQLVRDNADLRCELPKLEKRLRTTMERVKALESALKEAKEGAMRDRKRYQYEVDRIKEAVRQKHLGRRGPQAQIAKPIRAGQGNISIRGGGAGSAMGGQLPQASAVNS; encoded by the exons GGCAAAGTATACTTGTTCGATAAAGTCTTCAAACCAAATGCATCCCAAGAAAAAGTGTACAATGAGGCAGCCAAATCCATTGTTACAGATGTGTTGGCCGGTTACAACGGTACGATATTCGCTTATGGACAGACATCTTCTGGTAAAACACATACCATGGAAGGTGTTATCGGTGATTCCGGTAAACAAGGTATCATACCGCGCATCGTCAACGATATCTTCAATCACATTTACACAATGGAGATGAATCTCGAATTTCACATTAAGGTCTCATACTATGAAATCTATATGGATAAGATACGTGATTTGCTCGATGTGTCGAAAGTGAATCTAAGTGTGCACGAAGATAAGAATCGTGTGCCGTATGTAAAAGGCGCCACTGAGCGCTTCGTTTCGTCGCCCGAAGATGTGTTCGAAGTAATTGAGGAGGGAAAATCCAATCGGCACATTGCTGTGACAA ACATGAACGAGCATTCATCACGTTCACATTCAGTATTCTTAATCAACGTGAAACAAGAGAACTTGGAAAATCAAAAGAAGCTTTCAGGCAAACTTTATCTTGTTGATTTGGCTGGTTCcgaaaaagtatccaaaactggCGCTGAAGGTACTGTACTTGATGAAGCCAAAAACATCAACAAATCCCTGTCCGCCTTGGGTAATGTGATCTCCGCACTGGCAGACGGTAATAAAACGCACATACCGTATCGTGATTCAAAGTTGACTCGTATCTTGCAAGAATCTTTGGGTGGTAATGCACGCACCACAATTGTGATTTGTTGCTCGCCAGCTAGTTTTAATGAGGCTGAAACGAAATCGACTCTAGAGTTTGGTCGACGAGCCAAGACCGTCAAGAATGTGGTATGTGTCAATGAAGAGTTGACCGCTGAAGAATGGAAGCGACGATACGAAAAGGAGAAAGAGAAATGTGCACGTTACAAGGGTAAACTGGAAAGTTTAGAATTGGAGTTGGCACGTTGGCGTGCTGGTGAAACGGTTAATGCCGAGGAGCAAGTCAATGTCGACGATGTTATGGAAGCGAGTACACCCAACTTGGAAGCAGAGACACCGGCACCTGCTGCTGGTCCAGTGCCTGCTACACCTGCTGCCGGCCTGATGGTGGGCTCAATTAGCGGCGATGAGCGTGCACGTTTGGAAGCCGAACGCGAACGTCTTTATCAACAACTAGATGAGAAAGATGAAGAGATTAATCAGCAAAGCCAGTATGTAGAGAACTTGAAAGATCAAATTTTGGAACAAGAAGAACTGATTGCGAATGCGCGTCGTGAGTATGAGGCGCTACAATCGGAGATGGCACGCATACAACAAGAGAACGAATCCGCTAAGGAAGAAGTAAAAGAGGTGCTACAAGCGCTCGAAGAATTGGCTGTTAACTATGATCAGAAATcgcaagaaatcgataccaaaaaCAAGGATATCGATTCACTCAATGAGGAATTGCAACAAAAGCAAACATTACTTAGTACGACTACATCGGAGTTGCAACAGCTAAAGGATATGTCATCACATCAAAAGAAGCGTATCAATGAAATGTTGACCAATCTTTTGCGCGATCTTGCTGAAGTGGGACAAGCGTTGGCTACAAGTGACTCTGGCGTCGATATGAAGATGAACACTGTCACCGGTACTGGCGATGCAACCAAAGTAGAGGAAGATTTCACCATGGCGCGCCTTTACATAAGTAAAATGAAGACAGAAGCGAAGAATATGGCACAACGTTGTGTCAATATGGAAACGCAGCAAGTCGACTCTAACAAAAAATTGTCTGAATATGAAAAGGACTTAGGCGAATACCGCCTATTGATCTCGCAACATGAGGCACGTATGAAATCTTTACAGGAATCAATGCGTGAGGCGGAAAATAAGAAGCGCACACTTGAGGAACAAATTGATTCGTTGCGTGAGGAATGCGCCAAATTGAAGGCAGCCGAGCATGTTTCTGCTGTGAATGCTGAAGAGAAGCAAAAGGCAGAGGAATTACGTTCAATGTTTGACTCGCAAATGGATGAATTGCGTGAAGCGCACACCAAACAAGTGTCCGAATTGCGTGACGAGATATTAGCTAAGCAGCATGAAATGAACGAAATGAAAGATGTTCATCAGAAACTCATTTTGGCACATCAACAAATGACCGCGGACTATGAGAAATTGAAGCAAGAAGAAGCGGATAAATCAAACAAGTTGCAGGATATCATCTTGACCAACGAACGGCGCGAGCAGGCACGCAAGGACTTGAAGGGTCTGGAAGATACCGTAGCAAAAGAATTGCAGACGTTGCACAATCTCAGGAAACTCTTCGTACAAGATTTGCAG GCTCGTATCAAGAAGACCGTTATAAACGAAGACAACGAAGAAGATGGTTGCTCATTAGCACAAAAACAGAAAATTTCCTTCCTCGAAAATAACCTCGATCAACTGACAAAGGTGCATAAACAATTGGTACGCGACAATGCCGACTTACGCTGTGAGCTGCCGAAATTGGAGAAACGTCTACGCACTACAATGGAACGTGTCAAGGCGTTAGAGTCTGCGCTCAAAGAGGCGAAAGAAGGTGCGATGCGTGATCGTAAACGTTATCAATACGAAGTGGATCGCATTAAGGAAGCGGTACGACAAAAACATCTTGGACGTCGCGGTCCACAAGCACAAATTGCCAAACCCATACGCGCTGGACAAGGTAATATTTCCATACGAGGTGGCGGCGCCGGCAGTGCAATGGGTGGTCAATTACCACAAGCAAGTGCTGTTAACTCATAA